Genomic window (Stigmatella aurantiaca):
GCGCAGCAAGGCCCGCCCGAAGTTCCGCCTCCACTTCAGCCGCCGACGGATAGCGATCTTCCGGGTTCCGCTGGATCAACCTGCGGACGATGGCGCGCAGCGGATGCGCCAGCGGCTGGGTGAGCTCGTCCACTTCTTCCCGGGTGAACGTGGCAGCCCGCAGGATGCAGTCTTCGGCATGGTCCGGTAGGTCTGCCTCCATGGCTGTCATCGCCGCGTCCAGAACCTTCCCCTTGACCTTCTCCGTGAGAGCCTCTTCCAAGTCGTCGGGCCGCACGGTGGCGGTGCTGTAGAGGTGTCGCCAAGTGGCCAGTTCCAGCAGCACCAGCCCCAGTGAGAACAGATCCGAGCGCGGATCTGTCTCCTCGCAGAGCAACGCCTCGGGGGAGCAATAGAACACGTCGCCATGAGGGCGCGGCAGCGTCGATGCCACGCGGCCCGGCAGCAGGGAACGCGCGCGGGCGAAGTCCGTCAGGATCACCCCTCCCTCTGGCTCCAGGAAGATGCGGGCGGGGTTCAAGTCCCGATGAACGATGCCCAGCGGGGCGCCGTTCTCGTCCTTGCAGGTGTGTGCGGAGTGCAGGGCTCCCGCGACTTCGGCGCCCACGTAGAGGCAGAACGCCGGGGATAGGAACCTCTCGCGCATCTGCGAGTAGGTGATCAGGGTGTTGATCGAGGTGCCCTCTACACGGTCAGACACGAGGTAGAGAACGCCTTGGACTTCGTAGGGCCCGAGGGTGCGGGCGATTCTCGGGTGTTGCAGGTA
Coding sequences:
- a CDS encoding serine/threonine protein kinase; amino-acid sequence: MATSRQPWSVPGVILFSHGDLSYEVDLSRPLVEELAQSRLGERTVPAWERTEKKRLREVIVRSLPPTSSDDPETLERMRARLREEAHLATYLQHPRIARTLGPYEVQGVLYLVSDRVEGTSINTLITYSQMRERFLSPAFCLYVGAEVAGALHSAHTCKDENGAPLGIVHRDLNPARIFLEPEGGVILTDFARARSLLPGRVASTLPRPHGDVFYCSPEALLCEETDPRSDLFSLGLVLLELATWRHLYSTATVRPDDLEEALTEKVKGKVLDAAMTAMEADLPDHAEDCILRAATFTREEVDELTQPLAHPLRAIVRRLIQRNPEDRYPSAAEVEAELRAGLAALGAPYGPKEALDEVLLSLTGASMSRGVLGPTSESQLPPNRVTEEA